A region from the Catellatospora sp. TT07R-123 genome encodes:
- a CDS encoding NAD(P)/FAD-dependent oxidoreductase produces MQHRIVVLGAGYTGAIAAGRLAKRLRRQDVAITLVNAEPDFVERVRMHQLAVGQDLKPRPLREMFAGTGVEVRLAEVAAVDADRRTVAVTGAGGTTELGYDTLVYALGSGWNTQGVPGTAEHAYEIASRPGALRLRERLARLGAGQPVAVVGGGLTGLEAATEIAEARPDLDVALAVRGGLGDWLSPKGRAHLRKVVDRLGITVYEQADVTGVEADRVAIADGRVAPAAVTVWTTGFAVHPIAAATTLEVTGTGQIVVDATMRSVSHPDVYAVGDAAMATGPGGKPLRMSCASGTPAAWQAADAIAARLTGGKLPETPIRYFNQCISLGRRDGLIQFVTADDRAKESALTGRTAAVYKELVCKGAAWGVANPTLGMPTRHRPVTRPQAADARRR; encoded by the coding sequence TCGCCATCACCCTCGTCAACGCCGAGCCCGACTTCGTCGAGCGCGTCCGGATGCACCAGCTCGCCGTCGGCCAGGACCTCAAGCCCCGGCCGCTGCGCGAGATGTTCGCGGGCACCGGCGTCGAGGTGCGGCTGGCCGAGGTCGCCGCCGTCGACGCCGACCGCCGGACCGTCGCCGTCACCGGCGCCGGCGGCACCACCGAACTGGGCTACGACACGCTCGTCTACGCCCTGGGCAGCGGCTGGAACACCCAGGGCGTCCCGGGCACCGCCGAGCACGCGTACGAGATCGCCAGCCGTCCCGGCGCGCTGCGGCTGCGCGAGCGCCTGGCCCGCCTCGGCGCCGGGCAGCCCGTGGCCGTCGTCGGCGGCGGCCTCACCGGCCTGGAGGCCGCGACCGAGATCGCCGAGGCCCGCCCGGACCTCGACGTGGCCCTGGCCGTCCGGGGCGGCCTCGGCGACTGGCTGTCGCCCAAGGGCCGGGCGCACCTGCGCAAGGTCGTCGACCGGCTCGGCATCACCGTGTACGAGCAGGCCGACGTCACCGGCGTCGAGGCCGACCGGGTCGCGATCGCCGACGGCCGGGTCGCCCCGGCGGCGGTCACCGTGTGGACCACCGGATTCGCGGTGCACCCGATCGCGGCGGCCACCACGCTGGAGGTCACCGGCACCGGCCAGATCGTGGTCGACGCGACCATGCGCTCGGTGTCGCACCCGGACGTGTACGCCGTCGGCGACGCGGCCATGGCGACGGGCCCCGGCGGCAAGCCGCTGCGGATGTCGTGCGCCTCGGGCACCCCGGCCGCGTGGCAGGCCGCCGACGCGATCGCGGCCCGCCTGACCGGCGGCAAGCTGCCCGAGACGCCGATCCGCTACTTCAACCAGTGCATCTCGCTGGGCCGCCGCGACGGCCTGATCCAGTTCGTCACCGCCGACGACCGCGCCAAGGAGTCGGCACTGACCGGCCGGACGGCGGCGGTCTACAAGGAACTGGTGTGCAAGGGCGCCGCCTGGGGCGTGGCCAACCCCACGCTCGGCATGCCGACCCGGCACCGCCCGGTCACGCGGCCGCAGGCCGCCGACGCTCGGCGGCGGTGA
- a CDS encoding trypsin-like peptidase domain-containing protein has product MEPTDVIVRSLRGCLVQVKGETQTGSGFFAAPGLVVTCAHVVGRKRVVTLRQGAAAWEGKVVFASPLGTSTVAPYPDLAIIETSSDIESSRCVWWDQRLPSPGSPLHAVGFSKIYGGELRQSSASPTFDGTYDFDGEMLVLGGREIAAGMSGGPVLNLKTGGVCGVTKVSRQQDSDRGGLAIPIWALRSADPELYRRLIRGQDRYFGVEREWSTAADALTRTRPHEILPVELRQLRALLAETEVPSDHAGRFMRAAGRECLPPARDLVDASDVVTDLSGQVAPSAGELPYVLRYAADLAAGMSGREGQAVRDWTLLTAGRLRLGKAAVARLNGAAAFTQPSSLMVRLRPTGAAHDRFAVTIWRYFNEATIIPLPLDTEPLTLPQAIRLIRDELPRQLTAMAPDCTEIMVEMFLPQQLLELDVETWNLWPDDKPWSAVGRTHAVIVRDQSRLEDMRGAPAWQKRWERGAHADLGARIESVPCSDDRSHEAVEGWLEGDHRRSALAFASSPLRSGGRSALEVGVPAGVPVMIWRRGYCADCPGGACPGEDFVERLRGALAGVSMTELPERVRKLRSDAAAGDRLADDLVLLYDDPGRRPPHDRLVRPEERMS; this is encoded by the coding sequence ATGGAGCCGACCGATGTGATCGTTCGGTCGCTACGCGGCTGCCTGGTGCAGGTCAAGGGCGAGACGCAGACCGGTAGCGGGTTCTTCGCGGCACCGGGGCTCGTGGTGACGTGCGCGCACGTGGTGGGACGCAAACGTGTGGTGACCCTGCGGCAGGGGGCGGCCGCCTGGGAGGGAAAGGTCGTCTTCGCATCACCGCTGGGGACGTCGACCGTGGCCCCATACCCGGATCTGGCCATCATCGAGACTTCCTCGGACATTGAGAGCAGTCGTTGCGTCTGGTGGGATCAGAGGCTGCCGTCGCCCGGCTCGCCGCTGCATGCCGTCGGCTTCTCGAAGATCTATGGCGGGGAGCTGAGACAGAGTTCGGCGTCGCCGACCTTCGACGGCACGTACGACTTCGACGGCGAGATGCTGGTGCTCGGCGGCCGTGAGATAGCGGCGGGTATGTCGGGCGGCCCGGTGCTGAACCTGAAGACCGGTGGGGTGTGCGGGGTCACCAAGGTCAGCAGGCAGCAGGACTCCGATCGCGGTGGCCTCGCCATACCGATCTGGGCTTTGCGATCGGCCGATCCCGAGCTCTACCGCAGGCTGATTCGCGGGCAGGACCGATACTTCGGCGTCGAGCGGGAGTGGTCCACGGCCGCGGACGCGCTCACGCGGACCAGGCCGCACGAGATCCTGCCCGTCGAGCTGCGGCAGTTGCGGGCGCTGCTCGCGGAGACCGAGGTGCCGAGCGATCACGCGGGCCGATTCATGCGCGCGGCCGGACGCGAGTGCCTACCGCCCGCACGCGACCTGGTCGACGCGTCGGATGTCGTTACCGACCTGTCCGGGCAGGTCGCCCCTTCCGCCGGGGAGCTGCCCTACGTGCTGCGCTATGCGGCCGACCTGGCCGCAGGCATGTCCGGCAGGGAGGGCCAAGCGGTTCGCGACTGGACGCTGCTGACCGCCGGCCGACTCAGGCTGGGCAAGGCCGCCGTGGCGCGACTGAACGGCGCCGCAGCATTCACCCAGCCGTCGTCGCTGATGGTGCGCCTGCGTCCGACCGGGGCCGCACACGACAGATTCGCGGTGACGATCTGGCGATACTTCAACGAGGCGACGATCATCCCGCTGCCTCTGGACACCGAACCGCTAACCTTGCCGCAGGCGATCCGGCTCATCCGCGACGAGCTGCCCCGCCAGCTGACCGCCATGGCTCCGGACTGTACCGAGATCATGGTCGAGATGTTCCTCCCGCAGCAGCTGCTCGAACTCGACGTCGAGACCTGGAACCTGTGGCCGGATGACAAGCCCTGGAGTGCGGTGGGCCGCACGCATGCCGTGATCGTGCGAGACCAGTCCCGGCTGGAGGACATGCGCGGCGCCCCCGCCTGGCAGAAGCGTTGGGAGCGGGGCGCACACGCCGACCTCGGTGCCAGGATCGAGTCGGTGCCCTGCTCAGACGATCGCAGTCATGAAGCTGTCGAGGGCTGGCTGGAGGGCGACCATCGACGGTCTGCGCTGGCGTTCGCCTCCTCCCCCTTGCGGTCCGGCGGCAGGTCCGCGCTTGAGGTCGGAGTTCCGGCCGGGGTTCCGGTGATGATCTGGCGGCGGGGCTACTGCGCGGACTGCCCGGGTGGGGCATGTCCCGGTGAGGACTTCGTCGAGCGACTGCGCGGTGCCCTGGCCGGGGTGAGCATGACCGAGCTGCCCGAACGGGTCAGGAAGTTGCGTAGTGATGCCGCGGCCGGCGACCGGCTCGCCGATGATCTCGTGCTGCTCTATGACGACCCGGGGCGCCGGCCGCCCCACGACCGGCTGGTCCGTCCCGAGGAGAGGATGTCATGA
- a CDS encoding MoxR family ATPase has product MSADWLIFRGTGEPHDGIARLPAPPPWREFAGGPAGEFDRVDESSHGQRRNALATTYQADPGTVELVNTALYLRRPLLVTGEPGVGKSTLAYAVAHELRLGAVLRWPITSRSTLRDGLYRYDAIGRIEDASSAAAIGADLGRYLRLGALGTALAPYRIPRVLLIDEIDKSDFDFPNDLLNIFEEGDYEIPELARIADTTPEVWLAPADLGPKVLVKGGHVACRAFPLVIMTSNQEREFPSAFLRRCVRLDLPSPDHARLGAIVRAHLGDAQANASEDLIATFLDRRKTGEMATDQLLNAVYLVSRAAGENRGARQHLADLILRQLNSSD; this is encoded by the coding sequence ATGAGTGCTGACTGGTTGATCTTCCGAGGAACGGGCGAGCCCCATGACGGCATCGCGCGGCTGCCCGCACCGCCGCCGTGGCGGGAGTTCGCCGGCGGTCCTGCGGGGGAGTTCGATCGCGTCGACGAGTCCTCCCACGGCCAGCGGCGCAATGCGCTGGCCACCACGTACCAGGCCGACCCCGGCACGGTCGAGTTGGTCAACACGGCACTCTATCTGCGCCGTCCGCTGCTGGTGACCGGTGAGCCGGGCGTGGGCAAGTCGACCTTGGCATACGCGGTGGCGCATGAGCTGCGCCTGGGCGCCGTGTTGCGCTGGCCGATCACGAGCCGATCGACCCTGCGGGACGGCCTCTACCGGTATGACGCGATCGGGCGTATCGAGGACGCCAGCAGCGCCGCCGCCATCGGTGCCGACCTCGGCCGCTACCTGAGACTGGGAGCGCTGGGGACGGCACTGGCGCCGTACCGCATCCCGCGCGTGCTGCTCATCGACGAGATCGACAAGAGCGACTTCGACTTTCCCAACGACCTGCTGAACATCTTCGAAGAGGGCGACTACGAAATTCCCGAACTGGCCCGTATCGCCGACACCACCCCCGAGGTGTGGCTGGCGCCGGCCGATCTCGGACCCAAGGTCCTGGTCAAGGGCGGTCACGTGGCATGCCGGGCATTTCCGCTGGTCATCATGACCAGCAACCAGGAACGCGAGTTCCCGTCGGCGTTCCTACGCCGATGCGTGCGGCTGGACCTGCCGTCGCCGGATCACGCCAGGCTCGGTGCGATCGTGCGGGCACACCTGGGTGATGCTCAGGCGAATGCGAGCGAGGACCTCATCGCCACCTTCCTGGACCGCCGCAAGACCGGCGAGATGGCCACCGACCAGCTACTCAACGCCGTCTACCTGGTGAGCAGGGCCGCCGGAGAAAACCGCGGCGCGCGGCAACACCTGGCCGATCTGATCCTGCGGCAGCTGAACTCGTCGGACTAG
- a CDS encoding CU044_2847 family protein translates to MTELIQVQLPDGEKIWARVTSSGPSDVGFGEKLRSVEGFTEAVRGVVSNVQKGLEGLRPDDLTVEFGLELALAEEGVVAALVGVHADASVKVTASWSAKP, encoded by the coding sequence ATGACAGAGTTGATTCAGGTCCAGCTGCCCGATGGGGAAAAGATCTGGGCGAGGGTGACGAGCAGCGGGCCGAGCGACGTGGGTTTCGGCGAGAAGCTACGGAGCGTCGAAGGGTTCACCGAGGCAGTGCGCGGTGTCGTGTCCAACGTCCAGAAAGGCCTTGAGGGCCTGCGGCCGGACGACCTCACCGTCGAGTTCGGTCTGGAGCTCGCGCTGGCCGAGGAGGGGGTCGTCGCGGCGCTGGTCGGGGTGCATGCGGATGCGTCGGTGAAGGTCACGGCCAGCTGGTCGGCAAAGCCCTGA